The following coding sequences lie in one Silvanigrella aquatica genomic window:
- the fliF gene encoding flagellar basal-body MS-ring/collar protein FliF, which translates to MLERIKQFSSQLYLQSKAFYAGLTKGRKIAIGIGLFTIFFVLGMFIFWKPALRYEAAYTNLSAEDKSAMLAHLKKSGFKDYKMEGDTISFPEEKIMEIKMSLAEEGLPNTGIGVGWEKFDDRSFGMSDFEQRVNKLRALQGEISRTIGKLEPIANSRVHIVIPDNAIFAEDKKSPTASIYLKLKSGKTLSQRQIQGIIHLTARAVEGLDAKSVTIIDQDGNMLTQPDEQDGGIDKVTSAQREFQRKVERELEQKIRDILARAVGHDKVVSKVDAIIDFKKVETTISDVDPERTAVIASQRNEQSSQGNGLNPTGVPGAKSNLPGEREDIGIAGGLTNSTKSSTENLNFEVKKTLSKIVEPIGTITKLSASILVDGKMNDGKYVPRTPEEMAMVTKLVKNAIGYQEGRDAITVESTQFELDEFALAEKASLSARQTTLIQTAILGVVAIAAMIFIYYALVRPYFRWLTYDPEKRSKEQLALVDYELERSGAGARRVQLKEDVPFDKLSPKEQILYLAKHDPQKTTEAIRQLLNPNH; encoded by the coding sequence ATGTTGGAAAGAATAAAACAATTTTCATCGCAATTATACTTACAAAGTAAAGCTTTTTATGCGGGGCTTACCAAGGGACGTAAAATTGCAATCGGAATTGGATTATTTACTATATTTTTTGTTTTAGGTATGTTTATTTTTTGGAAACCAGCTCTTAGATATGAAGCAGCTTATACAAATCTTTCTGCAGAAGATAAATCTGCAATGTTAGCTCATTTAAAAAAATCAGGATTTAAAGATTATAAAATGGAAGGTGATACCATTTCATTTCCAGAAGAAAAAATAATGGAAATAAAAATGTCTTTGGCAGAAGAAGGTTTGCCAAATACAGGAATCGGGGTAGGCTGGGAAAAATTTGATGACAGATCATTTGGAATGTCGGATTTTGAGCAGAGGGTAAATAAATTACGAGCTTTGCAAGGTGAGATATCGCGAACGATTGGAAAATTAGAGCCTATTGCAAATAGTCGTGTCCATATTGTTATTCCAGATAACGCAATTTTTGCAGAAGATAAAAAGTCACCTACAGCAAGTATTTATTTAAAATTAAAATCAGGAAAAACATTAAGTCAAAGACAAATTCAAGGCATTATTCATTTAACAGCACGTGCTGTGGAAGGGCTTGATGCTAAGTCTGTTACGATCATTGATCAAGATGGAAATATGTTAACGCAACCTGACGAACAGGATGGTGGTATTGATAAAGTAACATCTGCGCAAAGAGAATTTCAAAGAAAAGTAGAACGAGAGCTTGAACAAAAAATTCGTGATATTTTAGCACGCGCTGTAGGGCATGATAAAGTCGTTTCAAAAGTCGACGCTATTATTGATTTTAAAAAAGTTGAAACAACCATTTCCGATGTTGACCCCGAACGCACCGCCGTTATCGCGTCACAACGTAACGAGCAATCTTCACAAGGTAACGGATTAAATCCCACAGGTGTTCCGGGTGCGAAAAGCAATCTTCCTGGTGAAAGAGAAGATATTGGTATTGCTGGTGGTTTAACAAATAGTACAAAATCAAGCACCGAAAATTTAAACTTTGAAGTGAAAAAGACTTTAAGTAAAATTGTTGAACCCATTGGAACGATTACAAAATTAAGCGCATCCATTTTAGTAGATGGAAAAATGAATGATGGCAAATACGTACCGAGAACTCCTGAAGAAATGGCTATGGTCACAAAATTAGTGAAAAATGCCATAGGATATCAGGAAGGCCGCGATGCCATAACGGTTGAGTCGACGCAATTTGAGCTTGATGAGTTTGCTTTAGCTGAAAAAGCGTCGCTTTCTGCACGTCAAACTACGCTTATTCAGACAGCTATTCTTGGCGTTGTTGCCATAGCTGCCATGATATTTATTTATTATGCTTTGGTGCGTCCTTATTTCAGATGGCTTACCTATGATCCTGAAAAAAGGTCAAAAGAACAATTGGCTTTGGTGGATTATGAGCTTGAGCGTTCTGGTGCGGGTGCACGCCGTGTACAGCTGAAAGAGGATGTGCCCTTCGACAAACTCTCACCAAAAGAGCAAATACTTTATCTGGCCAAGCATGATCCGCAAAAAACCACTGAGGCTATTCGTCAGTTGCTAAACCCGAACCATTAA
- the tssC gene encoding type VI secretion system contractile sheath large subunit, translating into MSNKTEFMTQTETYFNLEDLTKPVLEQALAKSELNKNEEQKNNAKDMLTVFADEVLSEKMAYKKTISHMISERVADIDAILTEQINEIIHNAEFQKLEASWRGLNNLVKFSEPDDQLKIRILDVTKEDILSDSDSAPEFDETGLFKLVYEQEYGTFGGAPYGLLVGDYSFGKSIEDVECMKAISHVAAAAHAPFIAAASHEIFNINSFEDLDKPKHLGRLFNTAEYGSWANFRSQEDSKYVTLTLPRVIMREPYGGKNGIPVKEFHFEEDLTGTEHEKYLWGNPAFSLAERMVDSYREFGWFSCIRGSENGGTVQTLPIHTFIDNEGNNTFKMPVETMITDRREKELDDLGFLSLVYKKGTDTATFFGSKTVHKLTEYDNDLANANAQLSIQLPYVMAVSRFAHYLKVIMRDKIGSFATQGDINEYLNRWISRYVILDDTASTYSKSCYPLREARVDVTSIPGKVGAYRAVMYLRPHFYLNELTVSLRLVTELPQ; encoded by the coding sequence ATGAGCAACAAAACAGAATTTATGACTCAAACAGAAACCTATTTTAATTTAGAAGATCTCACAAAACCCGTTCTTGAGCAGGCCTTAGCAAAGTCGGAATTAAATAAAAATGAAGAACAAAAGAACAATGCTAAAGATATGCTTACCGTTTTTGCTGATGAAGTGCTTTCGGAAAAAATGGCATATAAAAAGACCATTTCACATATGATTAGTGAACGTGTCGCTGACATCGATGCTATTTTAACTGAGCAAATAAATGAAATTATTCACAATGCGGAATTTCAAAAATTGGAGGCTTCATGGCGTGGTTTGAATAATTTAGTGAAATTTTCTGAACCCGATGATCAATTAAAAATCCGCATTCTCGATGTCACTAAGGAAGATATTTTAAGTGATTCAGACTCAGCACCTGAGTTTGATGAAACCGGCTTATTTAAGCTTGTATACGAGCAAGAATATGGCACCTTCGGTGGCGCTCCCTATGGTCTTCTCGTGGGTGACTATTCTTTCGGCAAAAGTATCGAAGATGTAGAATGTATGAAGGCCATTTCGCACGTAGCGGCAGCAGCTCATGCTCCCTTTATTGCCGCAGCAAGTCATGAAATATTCAATATAAATTCCTTTGAAGATTTAGATAAACCAAAGCATTTAGGTCGCTTATTTAATACAGCAGAATATGGTTCTTGGGCTAATTTTAGGTCCCAAGAGGATTCTAAATACGTCACCCTGACTCTTCCCCGCGTTATTATGCGTGAACCCTATGGTGGAAAAAATGGAATTCCCGTAAAAGAATTTCATTTTGAAGAAGATTTAACCGGAACAGAGCATGAAAAATATTTATGGGGCAATCCCGCGTTTTCTCTAGCGGAACGTATGGTGGATTCCTACCGAGAATTTGGTTGGTTTTCTTGTATACGTGGTTCAGAAAATGGAGGCACAGTTCAGACATTGCCAATTCATACTTTTATCGATAACGAAGGTAACAATACGTTTAAAATGCCAGTCGAAACTATGATAACTGATAGGCGTGAAAAAGAATTAGATGACCTTGGTTTTTTATCTCTTGTTTATAAAAAAGGTACAGATACAGCAACGTTTTTTGGTTCAAAAACAGTTCATAAATTAACAGAATATGATAATGACTTGGCTAATGCCAATGCGCAATTATCAATTCAGTTACCTTATGTTATGGCAGTCTCGCGATTTGCTCATTATTTAAAAGTAATTATGCGAGATAAAATCGGTTCTTTTGCAACGCAGGGAGATATTAATGAATATTTAAATAGATGGATTTCCCGTTACGTTATTTTGGATGATACGGCAAGCACTTATTCTAAAAGTTGTTATCCATTAAGGGAAGCACGTGTTGATGTAACTTCCATTCCTGGAAAGGTGGGAGCTTATAGAGCGGTAATGTATTTACGTCCCCATTTTTATTTAAATGAACTCACAGTTTCTTTAAGGCTAGTTACGGAACTGCCTCAGTAA
- the flgB gene encoding flagellar basal body rod protein FlgB, whose translation MSTVIGNQIFGKPDAVLEESLNQRLKRQTVNVANITNSLTPGYRALGFDFEKQLQAAIGSDKDLIMKVSDSKHIKAPGMGADGVLKPDLYVKPTESIGNDGNTVDIDQEMTEVAGNQVIYKATIETLNRKLGMLRYAINGGR comes from the coding sequence ATGAGTACAGTAATTGGGAACCAAATATTTGGTAAACCCGATGCGGTTCTTGAAGAAAGCTTGAACCAGCGTTTAAAAAGACAAACAGTCAATGTGGCAAATATCACAAACTCATTGACTCCGGGTTACCGTGCTTTAGGTTTTGATTTTGAAAAGCAACTTCAAGCTGCTATTGGCTCAGATAAAGATCTTATTATGAAAGTCAGTGACTCTAAGCATATAAAAGCACCTGGTATGGGCGCTGATGGGGTCTTAAAACCCGATTTATATGTCAAACCAACTGAGAGTATTGGTAATGATGGGAATACAGTTGATATTGATCAAGAAATGACTGAAGTTGCAGGAAATCAAGTGATATATAAAGCAACTATTGAAACATTAAATCGTAAATTAGGAATGTTACGTTATGCGATCAATGGGGGCAGATAA
- the flgC gene encoding flagellar basal body rod protein FlgC, with the protein MSFLEGLRISASGLSAERIRMNVISSNLANANTSRTEEGGPYKRKDVLFTARNSGLSFDNLMRLAFDPNLKEVKVDGITEDRRAPRLVYNPNHPDANEKGYVAMPNISVMEEMVNMITSNRSFESNTQAINATKSMAITAIGIGK; encoded by the coding sequence ATGAGCTTTTTAGAAGGATTAAGAATAAGTGCTTCGGGTTTGTCAGCGGAACGAATTCGTATGAACGTTATTTCTTCAAATTTAGCAAATGCAAATACCTCTCGTACCGAAGAAGGTGGTCCTTATAAAAGAAAAGACGTTCTTTTTACGGCAAGAAATTCGGGTTTAAGTTTTGATAACTTAATGCGATTGGCTTTTGATCCTAATTTGAAAGAAGTGAAAGTAGATGGCATCACTGAAGATAGAAGAGCGCCTCGATTGGTTTATAATCCCAATCACCCCGATGCTAACGAAAAGGGTTATGTTGCCATGCCTAATATTTCTGTCATGGAAGAAATGGTTAATATGATTACAAGTAATCGTTCTTTTGAAAGTAATACTCAGGCAATAAATGCAACAAAATCTATGGCAATTACCGCAATTGGAATTGGCAAGTAA
- a CDS encoding sigma 54-interacting transcriptional regulator has translation MSDVRPMGLFDIDSANYGTQQGNNALEGRSVHANTVPSESDNRISEEEMLRHYPTRDEKVYKLLEVARTIAPTKVPILITGESGTGKETFAKAIHIAGGRERGRFVVANSSNIPANFFEMELFTASRNSHEYNQSPGNRPIETCSLMLDEVTELDAAMQLKLLRILKEQDINKGAIRRGTAADARIIACSHKNIQDEVNAQRFRNDLFFKLHVIHLEIPSLRQRLVDIDFYSEIFLREFNIQFSKNVQLSPTAKQALRTYTWPGNTRELRNVIQRSVLLSTRDYIGVEELHLMRANSRTEVAMGDPLPQVTLMELEQRLILQTLRRMNGNRTHTAKALGISLRALRYKLNELVECGYEVEGKNI, from the coding sequence ATGAGTGATGTGCGTCCTATGGGATTGTTCGACATAGATTCTGCAAACTATGGCACACAGCAAGGTAACAATGCTTTAGAAGGGCGTAGCGTTCATGCAAATACCGTTCCTTCTGAATCAGACAATCGAATTTCTGAAGAAGAAATGCTGCGCCATTATCCAACTAGAGATGAAAAAGTTTATAAACTACTTGAAGTAGCAAGAACTATTGCGCCCACTAAAGTACCCATTTTAATTACAGGTGAAAGTGGAACTGGTAAGGAAACATTTGCTAAAGCAATTCACATAGCTGGTGGTCGTGAACGGGGGCGTTTTGTCGTCGCAAATAGCTCAAATATTCCTGCAAATTTTTTTGAAATGGAATTATTTACGGCTTCAAGAAATTCTCATGAGTATAATCAATCACCGGGAAATCGTCCCATTGAAACCTGTTCACTTATGCTTGACGAAGTAACAGAACTAGATGCAGCAATGCAATTAAAATTATTAAGAATATTAAAGGAACAAGATATCAATAAAGGGGCTATTCGCAGAGGCACTGCAGCCGATGCTCGCATCATAGCTTGTAGTCATAAAAATATTCAAGATGAAGTGAATGCACAACGTTTTCGGAATGATCTTTTCTTTAAATTGCATGTAATACATTTAGAAATTCCATCATTACGTCAGCGTTTAGTTGATATTGATTTTTATTCTGAAATATTTCTACGTGAATTTAATATTCAATTCTCAAAAAATGTACAGCTTTCACCAACGGCAAAACAAGCATTGAGAACTTATACTTGGCCAGGTAACACACGCGAATTAAGAAATGTCATTCAACGATCTGTGCTCTTATCAACGCGCGATTACATTGGTGTAGAAGAGCTTCATTTAATGCGTGCTAATAGCAGAACAGAAGTTGCTATGGGCGATCCTTTGCCACAAGTTACTTTAATGGAATTAGAGCAAAGACTTATTTTGCAAACTCTTAGAAGAATGAATGGGAACAGAACACATACAGCAAAAGCATTGGGAATTTCATTACGTGCCTTACGTTATAAATTAAATGAACTTGTTGAATGTGGGTATGAGGTTGAAGGAAAAAACATATGA
- the tssE gene encoding type VI secretion system baseplate subunit TssE produces MENLNKIFYLPSNQEKLIFFSITRNVLNILNTRSSLSLTSFLNQQKLSTLHFGLPSFTHLSMASEEDRKILCQTVEKSIEIFEHRLSHIEVEFSQYDHLKKEAKLALKAVYCSNDVVVNLVLKIAFWEFIVYD; encoded by the coding sequence ATGGAAAATTTAAATAAAATATTCTATCTTCCTTCAAATCAAGAAAAACTTATTTTTTTTTCAATTACACGAAATGTTTTAAATATTTTAAATACACGTAGCTCTCTTTCATTAACAAGTTTTTTAAATCAACAAAAATTATCAACTTTACATTTTGGTTTGCCAAGTTTCACGCATCTTTCTATGGCTTCAGAGGAAGATAGAAAAATATTGTGTCAAACAGTTGAGAAATCAATTGAAATATTTGAGCATAGACTTTCACATATTGAGGTTGAATTTTCACAATATGATCATTTAAAAAAAGAGGCCAAACTTGCTCTCAAAGCTGTTTATTGTAGTAATGATGTTGTTGTAAATCTAGTTCTTAAAATTGCTTTCTGGGAGTTTATTGTATATGACTAG
- the fliE gene encoding flagellar hook-basal body complex protein FliE, whose amino-acid sequence MAKIISATDLQYLKMQRDLTNSVPTMSGGGTPPNANAKTEFQDLMEKGIKEVNIGAREAEKASMDLASGRQSNIHETMLAVTKAELGFDMMVQMRNKIIEAYQEVMRMQL is encoded by the coding sequence ATGGCAAAAATAATTTCTGCAACTGATCTCCAATATTTAAAAATGCAAAGAGATTTAACAAATTCTGTACCCACGATGAGTGGGGGAGGAACTCCTCCCAATGCAAATGCAAAAACGGAATTTCAAGATCTCATGGAAAAAGGTATTAAAGAAGTAAATATTGGCGCAAGAGAAGCAGAAAAAGCTAGTATGGATTTGGCATCAGGAAGACAAAGTAACATTCATGAAACCATGCTTGCAGTAACAAAAGCGGAATTAGGTTTCGATATGATGGTGCAAATGAGAAATAAGATTATTGAAGCGTATCAAGAAGTCATGAGAATGCAGCTATAA
- a CDS encoding type VI secretion system baseplate subunit TssF, giving the protein MTSNYSNQNFLKLYLNSLDNLRTNGRIFSQQNPDLAPYLDLSYRKSNDPETERLIESFAYMFAQVEHKSILAQNDYALNFIDHLFPELVSPLPALTVLKVTPEKSYFTKDKLKFIVPKSTLFSAKNQNGVRCQFTSCQESQISPIHITQSQFIDSSLNKENIGKNKKALAISFETSIHYNVSNQNPLNLSLYIDSDFYSVISIYDALFSSHKPMLLQIDSDSELWHIPKENLKPLYYLEAQDHNKNTLYPLFDYLNYYQKYFFLELKVTNNISFKNKFKIIIPLSENIEFISNLGSSFLQTNCVPAVNLFEHKMQSVKYLPEKQEYLLRTEGNTNEELQVIKLNSVMTYDAQTGEHISLNPFYQNSRISQYSKQNLFNNIVWASKRSFNNSTLESGSYHLRLLSKFKATEEKAHWPEYLYPSGLCTNTRAAENIKPYSEFQCHSYSLPIAQSCSLFWPKYYPCSLNHTNNIEVLKLLFKINQEILSAQIINTVYFIKTLDILAPGISSVKNLFIQILEQSIGFIAEETIRQQMRNKQTFHIPSIVYKIQFLQKDGFPRGIHFYLNFLNEYFNYIRDFNFLISFEAVLV; this is encoded by the coding sequence ATGACTAGCAATTATAGTAATCAAAATTTTTTAAAATTATACTTAAATTCGTTAGATAATTTAAGAACTAATGGAAGAATATTTTCACAGCAAAACCCAGATTTGGCTCCTTACTTAGACTTATCTTATCGTAAAAGCAACGATCCAGAAACAGAACGACTTATTGAATCTTTTGCTTATATGTTTGCACAAGTAGAGCATAAATCTATTTTAGCACAAAACGATTATGCTCTTAATTTTATCGATCATTTGTTTCCAGAGCTTGTTTCACCACTCCCCGCTTTAACTGTTCTAAAAGTTACTCCAGAAAAAAGTTATTTTACAAAAGATAAATTAAAATTTATTGTTCCTAAATCTACTTTATTTTCTGCAAAAAATCAGAATGGTGTCAGGTGTCAGTTTACTTCTTGTCAAGAAAGTCAAATTTCTCCTATTCATATTACACAATCTCAATTTATTGATTCTTCTTTAAATAAAGAAAATATAGGAAAAAATAAAAAAGCTTTGGCTATTTCTTTTGAAACAAGTATTCATTATAATGTGAGCAATCAAAACCCATTAAACCTTTCTCTATATATTGACTCTGATTTTTATTCTGTAATTTCTATATATGATGCGTTATTTTCTAGTCATAAACCCATGTTGTTGCAAATTGATAGCGATTCTGAATTATGGCACATTCCTAAAGAAAATTTAAAGCCCCTTTATTATTTAGAAGCTCAAGATCATAATAAAAATACATTATATCCTTTATTTGACTATTTAAATTATTATCAAAAATATTTTTTTCTGGAATTGAAAGTAACTAATAACATCTCCTTTAAAAACAAATTTAAAATAATTATTCCTTTGAGCGAAAATATAGAATTTATTTCAAATTTAGGAAGTTCTTTCCTTCAGACAAATTGTGTTCCTGCAGTTAATTTATTTGAGCATAAAATGCAATCTGTAAAGTATTTGCCAGAAAAACAGGAATATTTATTAAGAACTGAAGGGAATACTAATGAAGAATTGCAAGTTATAAAACTAAATTCTGTTATGACTTATGATGCTCAAACAGGGGAACATATTTCCCTAAACCCTTTTTATCAAAACAGTCGCATTTCTCAATATAGCAAACAGAACTTATTTAACAATATTGTTTGGGCATCTAAAAGAAGTTTTAATAATTCCACTCTTGAAAGCGGTTCTTATCACTTAAGGCTTCTCAGTAAATTTAAAGCCACAGAAGAAAAAGCACATTGGCCAGAGTATCTTTATCCTTCAGGATTATGCACAAATACCAGAGCCGCTGAAAATATCAAACCTTATAGTGAGTTTCAATGTCATTCTTACTCATTGCCTATTGCTCAATCCTGTTCTTTATTTTGGCCAAAATATTATCCTTGTTCTTTAAATCATACAAATAATATTGAGGTTTTAAAGCTATTATTTAAAATAAATCAAGAAATTTTATCTGCGCAAATTATCAATACTGTATATTTTATAAAAACATTAGATATTTTAGCTCCAGGAATAAGTTCTGTAAAAAATTTATTTATACAAATTTTGGAGCAATCCATTGGGTTTATTGCGGAAGAGACTATAAGGCAGCAGATGAGAAATAAGCAAACCTTTCATATTCCTAGTATTGTTTATAAAATACAATTTTTACAAAAGGATGGATTCCCACGTGGAATTCATTTCTATTTAAATTTTTTAAATGAATATTTTAACTATATTAGAGATTTTAATTTTTTAATTTCCTTTGAAGCGGTTTTGGTATGA
- the tssB gene encoding type VI secretion system contractile sheath small subunit, translating into MSKGTQQKLSIYKPPRVQITYDLEANGGVKEQELPFVIGVMANFSGHLHQKTKKIKNEKFLEINKENFNSVVQSVAPKLKIKVPNKIKNDGSFSQIELNFQSFDEFNPGKIANKVDSLRQLIETRKKLIELQTSVECNEKLEETLIQFLKTPEALKQIATANQNEEKAPEAE; encoded by the coding sequence ATGTCAAAAGGGACTCAACAAAAGCTCTCCATATACAAACCACCGCGAGTACAAATTACTTATGATTTGGAAGCAAATGGAGGAGTAAAAGAACAAGAATTGCCATTTGTTATTGGTGTTATGGCGAATTTTTCAGGACATTTGCATCAGAAAACCAAAAAAATTAAGAATGAAAAATTTCTTGAAATAAACAAAGAAAACTTTAACTCTGTTGTTCAATCTGTGGCACCTAAATTAAAAATAAAAGTGCCAAACAAAATTAAAAATGATGGCTCTTTTTCTCAAATTGAGTTGAATTTTCAATCTTTTGATGAATTTAATCCAGGTAAAATAGCAAATAAAGTCGATTCCTTAAGGCAACTTATAGAAACCAGAAAAAAACTTATTGAGCTACAAACCAGTGTAGAGTGTAATGAAAAACTAGAGGAAACATTAATTCAATTTCTCAAAACTCCTGAGGCTTTAAAGCAAATTGCAACAGCAAATCAAAATGAAGAAAAAGCTCCAGAAGCAGAATAA
- a CDS encoding tetratricopeptide repeat protein, translated as MLKKNFFTYSFLLFICVVNGLVDSESSYAQVTKINKEKKSSSFVAGEDSYRMVFELNEPRRYATRFNKVTRTLQIRVIPARAKEFNASSYYDTRFVKRVILHEDKSEVILDIQLKNFPIGWVVATQNKPWRIIVDFWKTEPEEKNLEADWNWQPDYIEGMSKEYQDDPLSTANMADSLTKTNSISNNVKESNVITQVISGKNDKELNKKESFPKETVLNEKSQKNRNSENPTENLNQKESSSKKYGIPEIYGRLEKAIPMPEGRADQLKIQMGNAFGGKDEVQIGEKLAEEFYKSGHEDQALTIFRRLIALSERAFKSNPKYIWYAGESAYLTKNFSLANDYFRSLLLNYPGSSYSELAKIRLVDMDELGNSKTKGFGKTGFQNAQIYSEMALSEKAQSIVKIAATLRVLNGVIDENPDAAKTYQQNLDICVADSSVPFDLMKNCAYDRIRAFIEKENINVADAAVQQFKKLAPNDNRGAALEQIIFQRAKDLLKKTAQTKQWEDWIAFEKKARPSLIQFTFADGNALFTRAEAFEAVGENLKAAQLYSAFWQASQDQKKKNEAAALAARLLYQSNKPSEAESLLRRIELDSKRKTEGLTDRSISSLRELSVAPYRNKIALRLLLDEMKLGRYVERDLPTLAEWSQRLRGSPEAEPLYGKILSYPAKSLDETQTVETSIMQYAEDLRDSGRFANSGDMFLAVANLAQGTHRAEAAYKAGVVYARAGLFDKAKTAWLLAANDTNDKRFSSLASERLDRLSK; from the coding sequence TTGTTGAAGAAAAATTTCTTCACATATTCATTCCTGTTATTCATATGCGTAGTCAATGGATTGGTTGACTCTGAATCTTCTTATGCACAAGTAACTAAAATAAATAAAGAAAAAAAATCTTCTTCATTTGTTGCGGGAGAGGATAGTTATCGTATGGTATTTGAATTAAACGAACCAAGAAGGTATGCAACACGTTTTAACAAAGTAACACGCACATTACAAATTAGGGTTATACCGGCAAGAGCTAAAGAATTTAATGCATCTTCATATTATGATACACGTTTTGTAAAAAGAGTTATACTTCATGAAGACAAATCAGAAGTTATTTTAGATATTCAGCTTAAAAATTTTCCAATCGGTTGGGTTGTTGCAACTCAAAATAAACCTTGGAGAATAATAGTTGATTTTTGGAAAACAGAACCCGAAGAAAAAAATTTAGAAGCAGATTGGAATTGGCAACCTGATTATATTGAAGGAATGAGTAAAGAATATCAAGATGATCCTTTATCAACAGCAAATATGGCAGATTCGCTTACGAAAACAAATTCTATATCTAATAATGTAAAAGAATCAAATGTAATTACTCAAGTAATATCAGGAAAAAATGATAAGGAATTAAATAAAAAAGAATCTTTTCCTAAAGAAACAGTTTTAAATGAAAAGTCCCAAAAAAATCGAAATAGTGAAAATCCTACTGAAAATTTAAATCAAAAGGAATCTAGTTCTAAAAAATATGGAATACCTGAAATATATGGCCGACTGGAAAAAGCGATTCCCATGCCTGAAGGGCGGGCAGATCAATTAAAAATACAAATGGGCAATGCTTTTGGTGGAAAAGATGAAGTTCAAATTGGCGAAAAACTTGCGGAAGAGTTTTATAAAAGTGGTCACGAAGATCAAGCTCTAACCATTTTTAGAAGACTTATAGCTCTTTCAGAAAGGGCATTTAAATCGAATCCAAAGTACATATGGTATGCAGGAGAATCAGCATATTTAACTAAAAATTTTAGCTTGGCAAATGATTATTTTAGGTCATTACTTTTAAATTATCCTGGAAGCAGTTACTCCGAATTAGCAAAAATTCGTTTGGTTGATATGGATGAACTGGGCAACTCAAAAACCAAGGGGTTTGGTAAAACAGGATTTCAGAATGCACAAATTTATTCTGAAATGGCTTTATCTGAAAAAGCGCAATCTATTGTTAAAATTGCTGCAACACTTCGTGTGTTGAATGGCGTCATAGATGAAAATCCTGATGCGGCAAAAACATACCAGCAAAATCTCGACATATGTGTCGCAGATAGCAGTGTTCCATTTGATTTGATGAAAAATTGTGCATATGATCGGATCAGAGCCTTCATTGAAAAAGAAAATATAAATGTTGCTGATGCCGCGGTTCAGCAATTTAAGAAATTAGCTCCAAATGACAATCGTGGTGCTGCATTAGAGCAAATTATTTTTCAAAGAGCTAAAGATCTTTTGAAAAAAACAGCACAAACGAAACAATGGGAAGATTGGATTGCCTTCGAAAAAAAGGCAAGACCTTCTTTAATACAATTCACCTTTGCTGATGGAAATGCTCTATTTACAAGAGCGGAAGCATTTGAAGCAGTCGGTGAAAACCTAAAAGCAGCTCAACTCTATAGCGCTTTTTGGCAAGCATCACAGGATCAAAAAAAGAAAAATGAAGCAGCAGCTCTTGCAGCTCGATTACTTTATCAAAGCAATAAACCATCTGAAGCCGAAAGTTTATTGCGCAGGATAGAGTTAGATAGCAAGAGAAAAACAGAGGGACTTACAGATAGATCTATCAGTTCTTTGAGAGAGCTCTCTGTTGCCCCTTACCGTAACAAAATAGCGTTACGTTTACTTTTAGATGAAATGAAACTTGGACGTTATGTCGAACGCGATTTGCCAACTCTGGCTGAATGGTCTCAACGATTGCGCGGTTCCCCTGAGGCAGAACCCCTGTATGGGAAAATCCTCTCCTATCCTGCGAAATCACTTGATGAAACTCAGACAGTTGAAACGTCAATCATGCAGTATGCAGAAGATTTACGAGATTCGGGCAGATTTGCAAATTCAGGAGATATGTTCCTTGCAGTGGCAAACTTAGCACAAGGGACACATCGCGCTGAAGCCGCATATAAAGCAGGAGTTGTATATGCGCGAGCCGGACTTTTTGACAAAGCAAAAACTGCTTGGTTATTAGCCGCAAATGACACAAACGACAAGCGTTTTTCATCCTTGGCAAGTGAAAGACTTGACAGGCTTAGTAAGTAA